The region GGGCCTGCGTCAGGCCATTTTCCCGCTCGATGCCGGGGGCTGCTGCGTCCGATGGTGCGGCGAGCCGTCTCGTGTGACCGCGGCGCTCGTCCAGACGGCCCTGCAGATTGCTGCCGAGTGGACCGATGGTCCCGGCTCCCCTCCCTGGCTGCTCCAGTCGAGCGACCTGGCGCCGAATCACTGGTTCTCGACGCCGCCCGGCGGATCGTCGGGAACCTAATAGTCCTCGGCCGACGAGAGGCCGATAAGGCGTTTCTTCATCACCGCAGAAACACCACAGATCACCGCGCGTCGCGTCCTGCAGCCCCGCCCACCGCGGCCGACCGCGATCGAGCGCGCTGCTCGCAGAAGCGCCGCCAGAGTTTCTTGAAGAAGGTCACTTCGCCCGGCTCCGATCGATCGATCGCATGCCCGAGGAACTGAACGAGGAATCCGCCGTCGAACAGCAAAAACGCCAGCATGAAGACGGGGACCGACAGCAGGGTGACGTAGATCGGGATGTACAGCACCCCCAGAATGGTCGGCGGAATTGCCAGGATGTGGAGGACGAAATTGACCGGCCGACGGTGTCGGGCGATCCAGTCCTGCACGACCGGGTCCGGCGAGAGCGGCGGGCAGATCATCGGTGCAAGTCTCACAGGTGTTCACGCAACGGGGGCGGCCCAGGTCGATCACAACCCTGGCGATCGGCCACAACGCTTGGCAAAGGTCTCCAGGCGGCGATCGAGACCGGGGCGGGCGAACGACCGAAAACAGAACGTCCCGTCCGAATCTCCGATCGCGTCTCAACGACCCGACCGCATCGCTTGACGCTGGCAATGGGGCTCGGTAGCTTGAACCCCTAACGCAACGTACTGGCCAGTTGCCAGGATAGCCACTCCTCGCCCTCGCTCGCAAGCCGCTCCCCCGCCCCGAGCCGCCCTTCGTCTCGCAACGGCCCACGGCAACGGATCTCGGCGTTTGCGAGGCGAGGGCCCCGTTCCGTTCCCCGGACACTCCCTTTTCGCGAGACGAGCGAGCATCGCCCTCATGGCTTACGAAGTCACCCTCATCACTGGCGACGGTACCGGCCCCGAACTGGCCGAGGCCACCCGACGCTGCATCGACGCCACCGGCGTCAAAATCAACTGGGATGTTCAGGAGGCCGGCGTCGACGTCATGGAACGACTCGGCACCCCTGTGCCCGACAGTGTCCTCGAGTCGATCAAGCGCACCGGGGTCGCCCTGAAGGCTCCGATTACCACCCCCGTCGGCACCGGCTTCCGCTCGGTCAACGTCTACCTCCGCCAGGTGCTCGACCTGTATGCCTGCGTCCGCCCCTGCAAGATCTACGAAGGAGTTCGCACCACCTTCTCCGATCACAAGATCGATCTCGTCATCGTCCGAGAGAACACCGAAGACCTGTACGCGGGCATCGAATTCGAGCTGGACAAGCCCGAAACGGCCGAGCTGATCGGCACCATCAAGCGCCTCGGCGGCAAGTCCATCCGCCCTGATTCGGGCATCTCCATCAAGCCGATCTCCGTTGAAGGCTCGCGCCGGATCGTTCAGTATGCCTTCGACTACGCCCGCAAGAACGGCCGCAAGAAGGTCACCGCCGTCCACAAGGCCAATATCCTGAAATTCTCCGACGGTCTGTTCCTCAAGACCGCCGAGGAAGTCGCCAAGCAGAACTCCGATATCGAGTTCGACGAGCGCATTGTTGACAACATGTGCATGCAGCTTGTCCAGAAGCCCGAACTGTACGACGTGCTTGTCTTGCCGAACCTGTATGGTGACATCCTCTCCGACCTTGGCGCCGGCCTCGTCGGCGGCCTGGGCATGGCCCCCGGCATGAACGTCGGCGACAAGGGAGCCGTCTTCGAGGCGACCCACGGCTCGGCCCCCAAGTACAAGGGCTTGAACAAGGTCAACCCGGTGGCGTTGATCCTCTCCGGCAAGCTCATGCTCGACTACCTCGGCGAAACCGATGCCGGCGCCCGGCTCGAAAAGGCCGTCGCCCAGGTCATCGCCGAAGGGAAGGATGTCACCTACGACATGAAGCCCCACCGCGACGACCCCACAGCCGTCGGTACCTCCGAGATGGCCGACGCCATCATCAAGGCCATGGGCTGAGGTCTATGAGCCCTTGCTCATGACGGTCTCAGGATGAGACACTCGGGAGGCTGGGATCGTCTCGATCTCAGCCCCCCGTTCGTCTCATCGAACCCTCGGGTTGACGCATTCGCCACCCTCCTGGCGAGTCCTCGTGGAGTCCGTCCATGGACTTTGCCTCCAGGCTGGGCGGCCTCGCCGCCATCGTGGCGGGCGGCTTCATGATCCTCATGGCGATCGGCTTCACGACCCTCGGCGCAGGAGATCGTGACGATCCGCTGCCGGCCCCCTCGATCGCTCGACTGCTTCGCGATGACGAACTGGGGCCGCTCCTTTTCGGTGGCATCCTGCTCGGCCTCGCTGGCCTCTGGCTGGCCTTCCGCAAGCCCGAAGCTCTCGGCTGATCAGTCGGTCAGACGTTCGGCTCCGGCCGACTCACGGCCAGTGGACACATTGGTATATTCTCATTTTTTAATCGCTATAGCGATCATGGTTCCTCGGCGCAGGACCTGAATGGTGTCCGCCGGGTCGAACCGCTTGGCAGCCCTCAACGCGGCGATCGGGCCGTTCCGATCCCCGACCGCGACCCGGACCGAGCAAGGCCGATGGCTGACTCCAATCCCATTCCCACACCTTCCCGCCGCTTCGAGGTTGTCTTCCGGCTGATGAACCACCTGGCGACCCGATGGGCGACGCCGGGCTCGGGGCGGGTCGGCGTGTGCAGCCCGCTGGTGGGGGTGGTGTCGGGCCTGGGGGCGGTTGCCTTTTTGCTGCTGCTGGAAGCGGTGGTTCACGGGGTGCTCGGTGAGTGGATGGGCTTGCGGCCGCCGCCGACGGGAGAGGGAACGCCGCACCCGATCTCATATCCGAATACCTGGTGGCTCGTCCTGCTCATCCCCGCCCTCGGCGGCCTGATCTCCGGGCTGATGGTCTTTACCTGGGCCCCCGAGGCCGAAGGGCACGGCACCGATGCCTTGATTCGCGCCTTCCACCGCGGCGGAGGCCAGATTCGGGGCCGAGTGCCCTTGATCAAGGGGCTCTCGTCGATCATCACCATCGGCTCGGGAGGTTCGGCCGG is a window of Tautonia rosea DNA encoding:
- a CDS encoding Mpo1-like protein, whose product is MICPPLSPDPVVQDWIARHRRPVNFVLHILAIPPTILGVLYIPIYVTLLSVPVFMLAFLLFDGGFLVQFLGHAIDRSEPGEVTFFKKLWRRFCEQRARSRSAAVGGAAGRDAR
- a CDS encoding isocitrate/isopropylmalate dehydrogenase family protein translates to MAYEVTLITGDGTGPELAEATRRCIDATGVKINWDVQEAGVDVMERLGTPVPDSVLESIKRTGVALKAPITTPVGTGFRSVNVYLRQVLDLYACVRPCKIYEGVRTTFSDHKIDLVIVRENTEDLYAGIEFELDKPETAELIGTIKRLGGKSIRPDSGISIKPISVEGSRRIVQYAFDYARKNGRKKVTAVHKANILKFSDGLFLKTAEEVAKQNSDIEFDERIVDNMCMQLVQKPELYDVLVLPNLYGDILSDLGAGLVGGLGMAPGMNVGDKGAVFEATHGSAPKYKGLNKVNPVALILSGKLMLDYLGETDAGARLEKAVAQVIAEGKDVTYDMKPHRDDPTAVGTSEMADAIIKAMG